One region of Polaribacter pectinis genomic DNA includes:
- a CDS encoding leucine--tRNA ligase, which translates to MQYNHQEIEKNWQKFWAENQTFKASNESEKPKYYVLDMFPYPSGAGLHVGHPLGYIASDIYARYKRHQGFNVLHPQGYDSFGLPAEQYAIQTGQHPAKTTEANIATYRKQLDKIGFSFDWSREVRTSNPEYYKWTQWIFIQLFNSWYNKDSDKAEDISTLEKLFKKEGNSKVNAVCDEDIKPFSAEEWKAFSKTEQEEILLQYRLTFLSDTEVNWCPALGTVLANDEIVNGVSERGSHPVIRKKMTQWSMRISAYAQRLLDGLETIDWPQPLKDSQTNWIGRSQGAMVTFKVDNGSEKQSNEVKLSYKELEALKEIRQNSTKAETTLWNELKNKKGASKFRRKYTIGTFLVDYVCVSKNLIVEFSGKEDEEARTTYFNNEGFNVIRFTNEEVLKNVEKVVSEINFAIQFPKVTVNETSKKEVLKEENQYKIDVFTTRPDTIYGVSFMTLAPEHELVSRIVTDKQKDEVNAYIEATAKRSERDRMADVKTISGAFTGAYAIHPFSGEKIQIWIGDYVLAGYGTGAVMAVPCGDQRDYDFAKHFGIPIPNIFEGVDISEEAHTDKEGTKIANSDFLSGLKYKKALKLAIFEMEKRGFGYGKINYRLRDAVFSRQRYWGEPFPVFYKDGMPQMIDAKHLPIVLPEVEKYLPTEDGKPPLGNATEWAWDSRGNKVVSNEKLKNKTVYPLELNTMPGWAGSSWYFNRYMDSQNSTAFASKESLDYWKEVDLYIGGSEHATGHLLYARFWQKFLFDKGIVPVDEFAKKLINQGMILGTSAFVYKATPFIKNGCGCSDEKSNDDIIAEIPTVFVSKNLFSNDDEFETVVKNYLLDNKLLNPNYADLVMITKTPIHSDVSLVNSSDELDVDGFKNHPLNADYKNAEFILEDGVYKVGREVEKMSKSKYNVVNPDDIVREYGADALRLFEMFLGPLEQAKPWKTSGISGVYSFLKKLWKLYVSEDGVIVSEEKATKNELKVLHKTIKKVQEDIENFSFNTSVSTFMIAVNDLTGLKCNKKEILEPLLVLLSPYAPHISEELWSKLGNKESISTAPFPVFDEKHLIESSKNYPISFNGKMRFTLELPLDLSKEEIEKTVLENEKTIAQLEGRTPKKIIIVPGKIVNIVG; encoded by the coding sequence ATGCAATACAATCATCAAGAAATAGAAAAGAATTGGCAAAAATTTTGGGCAGAAAACCAAACTTTTAAAGCCAGTAATGAAAGTGAGAAACCAAAGTATTATGTACTAGACATGTTTCCTTACCCAAGTGGAGCAGGTTTACATGTTGGGCATCCTTTAGGATATATTGCAAGTGATATTTATGCACGTTACAAACGTCACCAAGGATTTAATGTTTTGCATCCTCAAGGTTATGATTCTTTTGGTTTGCCAGCAGAACAATATGCAATACAAACTGGGCAACATCCAGCAAAAACTACGGAAGCAAACATTGCAACTTATAGAAAACAATTAGATAAAATTGGTTTTTCTTTTGATTGGTCTCGTGAAGTACGAACTTCTAATCCAGAATATTATAAATGGACACAGTGGATTTTTATTCAATTGTTTAATTCTTGGTATAACAAAGATTCAGACAAAGCTGAAGATATTTCAACTTTAGAAAAACTCTTCAAAAAAGAAGGGAATTCTAAAGTAAATGCAGTTTGTGATGAAGATATAAAACCTTTTTCTGCGGAAGAATGGAAAGCATTCTCAAAAACAGAACAAGAAGAAATTTTATTACAATACAGATTAACATTTTTGTCAGATACAGAAGTAAACTGGTGTCCTGCTTTAGGAACTGTTTTAGCAAATGACGAAATTGTAAACGGAGTTTCAGAACGTGGAAGTCATCCAGTCATTCGTAAAAAAATGACACAATGGTCTATGCGAATTTCTGCATACGCACAACGTTTGTTAGATGGATTAGAAACTATAGATTGGCCACAACCTTTAAAAGATTCTCAAACCAATTGGATTGGACGTTCTCAAGGAGCAATGGTTACTTTTAAGGTTGATAATGGAAGTGAAAAACAATCGAATGAAGTAAAATTATCTTACAAAGAATTAGAAGCTTTAAAAGAAATAAGACAAAATTCTACAAAAGCAGAAACGACACTTTGGAACGAATTAAAGAATAAAAAAGGAGCTTCAAAATTTAGAAGAAAATATACAATAGGTACATTTTTAGTGGATTATGTATGTGTTTCTAAAAATTTAATTGTTGAATTTTCTGGAAAAGAAGATGAAGAAGCAAGAACAACTTATTTTAATAATGAAGGCTTTAATGTAATTCGTTTTACAAATGAAGAGGTTCTTAAAAATGTAGAAAAAGTTGTTTCAGAAATTAATTTTGCAATTCAGTTTCCAAAAGTAACGGTTAATGAAACTTCAAAAAAAGAAGTTTTAAAAGAGGAAAATCAATATAAAATTGATGTTTTTACAACAAGACCAGATACAATTTACGGAGTAAGTTTTATGACTTTAGCTCCAGAACACGAATTGGTGTCAAGAATCGTGACAGATAAGCAAAAGGACGAGGTTAATGCGTATATAGAAGCAACAGCAAAACGTTCTGAACGTGATAGAATGGCAGATGTAAAAACCATATCTGGAGCATTTACAGGAGCGTATGCAATTCATCCTTTTTCTGGTGAAAAAATTCAAATTTGGATTGGAGATTACGTTTTGGCAGGTTATGGAACAGGAGCAGTTATGGCAGTTCCTTGTGGAGACCAACGTGATTATGATTTCGCAAAACATTTCGGAATTCCAATTCCTAATATTTTTGAAGGTGTAGATATTTCTGAAGAAGCGCACACAGATAAAGAAGGAACTAAAATTGCAAATTCAGATTTTTTATCAGGATTAAAATACAAGAAAGCATTAAAATTAGCCATTTTCGAAATGGAAAAACGTGGTTTTGGTTATGGAAAAATAAACTACAGATTGCGTGATGCTGTTTTTAGCAGACAACGTTATTGGGGAGAACCTTTTCCAGTATTTTACAAAGACGGAATGCCACAAATGATTGACGCAAAACACTTGCCAATCGTCTTGCCAGAAGTAGAAAAATACTTGCCAACTGAAGATGGAAAACCACCTTTAGGAAACGCAACAGAATGGGCTTGGGATTCTCGTGGAAATAAAGTTGTTTCTAACGAAAAGTTGAAAAACAAAACAGTGTATCCTTTAGAATTAAACACAATGCCAGGTTGGGCAGGAAGTTCTTGGTATTTTAATAGATATATGGATTCGCAAAATTCCACAGCATTTGCAAGTAAAGAATCTTTAGATTATTGGAAAGAAGTAGATTTATATATTGGAGGTTCAGAACATGCAACAGGGCATTTATTATACGCTCGTTTTTGGCAGAAATTCTTGTTCGATAAAGGAATTGTTCCTGTAGATGAATTTGCGAAGAAACTAATCAATCAAGGAATGATTTTAGGAACTTCTGCTTTTGTATATAAAGCAACTCCTTTTATTAAAAATGGTTGTGGTTGTTCTGATGAAAAATCTAATGATGATATTATCGCAGAAATACCAACCGTATTTGTTTCTAAAAATTTATTTTCTAATGATGATGAATTTGAAACTGTTGTAAAAAACTACTTATTAGATAATAAATTATTGAATCCTAATTATGCAGATTTAGTAATGATTACCAAAACACCTATACATTCAGATGTTTCTTTGGTAAATTCTTCAGATGAATTAGATGTAGATGGTTTTAAAAATCATCCTTTAAATGCAGATTATAAAAATGCTGAATTCATTTTAGAAGATGGTGTTTACAAAGTTGGTAGAGAAGTAGAAAAAATGTCTAAATCTAAATACAATGTTGTAAATCCTGATGATATTGTAAGAGAATATGGAGCAGATGCTTTGCGTTTGTTCGAAATGTTTTTAGGGCCATTAGAACAAGCAAAGCCTTGGAAAACTTCTGGTATATCTGGTGTATATTCTTTCTTAAAGAAATTATGGAAATTATATGTTTCTGAAGATGGCGTAATTGTATCCGAAGAAAAAGCAACTAAAAACGAACTAAAAGTTTTACATAAAACAATTAAAAAAGTACAAGAAGATATAGAGAATTTCTCTTTTAATACCTCTGTTTCTACGTTTATGATTGCTGTAAACGATTTAACAGGCTTAAAATGTAATAAGAAAGAAATTTTAGAACCTTTATTGGTTTTATTATCTCCTTACGCACCTCATATTTCAGAAGAATTATGGAGTAAATTAGGAAATAAAGAGTCAATTTCAACAGCTCCTTTTCCAGTTTTTGATGAAAAACATTTAATAGAAAGTTCTAAAAATTACCCAATATCTTTTAACGGAAAAATGCGTTTTACTTTAGAGCTTCCTTTAGATTTATCAAAAGAAGAAATAGAAAAAACAGTTTTAGAAAACGAAAAAACAATTGCGCAATTAGAAGGTAGAACTCCTAAAAAAATTATTATTGTTCCTGGGAAAATTGTAAACATAGTTGGTTAA
- a CDS encoding lipocalin family protein, whose translation MKRLLLSTFILLIIISCSKNEELEGEPEIIDPRESYFAEAIIGSWSINTVKVDGQIFLYPHTDSCKKDFFQFYNEQGKEFDFEETIVLNCDNCAPCATSTTNLRWELSGAIIKFYFGEQYVTKYKLIDVTETEFTYQLEIDYDNDGDLDVLEISAEYYDPYGNFD comes from the coding sequence ATGAAAAGACTTCTATTATCTACATTTATACTTTTAATAATAATTTCTTGTTCAAAAAATGAAGAATTAGAAGGGGAACCAGAAATAATAGATCCAAGAGAATCTTATTTTGCAGAGGCAATTATTGGCTCTTGGTCAATTAATACTGTAAAAGTAGATGGGCAAATATTTCTTTATCCTCATACAGATAGTTGTAAAAAAGATTTTTTTCAATTTTACAACGAACAAGGTAAAGAGTTTGATTTTGAAGAAACAATAGTACTCAATTGCGATAATTGTGCTCCTTGTGCAACTTCAACAACAAATTTAAGATGGGAATTATCGGGAGCAATTATTAAGTTTTATTTTGGAGAACAATATGTAACTAAATATAAGCTAATAGATGTTACAGAGACAGAATTTACTTATCAATTAGAAATTGATTATGATAATGATGGAGATTTAGATGTACTCGAAATTAGTGCAGAGTATTATGATCCTTATGGCAATTTTGATTAG